The genomic region GAGAAGATGGTGCAAGGCCATAGTGGACTCGAAGAGAGCCATGAGGATCGCAAGGAACGCCGCTTGCAGCTGGTGTACAAGCGACATACTCACGAGCGACAAATTTTCATGCAAGAGCTGAAGGAAATTCGACGTCGAAGGGAAAAACAAATGTACAAAACACTGAAAAGTCTGATCGGCCCGACGTGGATGCAAGCTCTTAGTGAACTTCAAAGAAAAGCTTTAGACACGTTAGAATTCTGTATTTATCAAGATATGCTAGAAGGACGCCCAATTCGCACGGCTAATGCAATGAAAGAACTTGGTCTTTACCCTAGACCGAATAGCTTCGATCTGATGAATTGTGTGTACCTCGGTCGCAAAGACCCGAAAGAGATGCTAGCGCAACTGTTTCTCACGACTTACGGACATCCATTAGAAGGCAAAAGAGGCACTTACGATCTTAACGCGAGACTAATGTTGTCTGGTATTTTGTACTTAGGCCTACAGAATTTACTAGAGTTGTTAAGAATAAGATTTCGCCCTGATAAGGTGAAAGAACCTCATAAACCCAAACCGAAACCCCAGAAGCAGCCACAATTAGAATCACCTTACTTGCAAGACTTCACTGCGTTTTTGTATTTGCGACCACAAAAAAAACCTTTTCGACCGCCTCCGCTTCCAAATTTAGAGGATCTCAATGAGCCATACGAAGAAGAACCGCCGATTACTAAGCCACCGCCCCCGCCACCTCCACCACCGCCGCCGAAAAAGAGGCTTGCACGGGGTTACTGCGATAAAATAGCGGGTATTATGAATATAGAACCATATTCCACGATTACAACAACTCCAACTGTAAAGACCATGTCTCAACGAAATCGTCTACGGAAACCTAGAAGCTCTAAAATGAGtgttgaaatgaaaaaatcttaTGGCATTAGCATGTCTCCTACAAACAAAGGCGGGAAAAGAAGGAAAAAGCTGACTGCACCATGTACTGGAATAGCCAATACAGAATTTATGATCAATGGCGTGTTTACTGTACGTGGTAAGACAAGGTTCGTGCTCGGTGCCGTCTCAACATTACCTCCCGAGGGAGATCTCATAAATGGTGGGTATACATTAATAAATGGAGCATACATCAATATACATTGCGGTTTCCGCGGACGAAACCCGCCACTGAAACTTGGCACAGTTTGCGATTGCGTCAAAAAATGGCAAGACGTTGctttaaaatatgtgaaagaaaGTAAATGTCGTTGTGGTCATCTTTATGATTACGGAAACGAAGAAACTTTTCCTCCGGAGGAGCTCCCGTACTTTCAGAAGCCGACGCGATTTTCGCCGTTCCAGTTCAACTACCATACGATATACAATTTAGATGAAAAACAACTCCATGTTCAAAAGGAGTTTAAAAGAGTTTGGGAAACGGAGAGCGTTCTCCTCGAGGGTGATAATGCTGTGATTgaaaaaaaagacaaaaagaagaaaaaagctAAACGTTCATCGAATACTTGTTTAGGGCAATCTCCAAAGCCCGAAGACTACTTAAAGTGTGCCCTTCGTCACATGAGACGTTTGAATGTAGCTGCTAAACTTCCCGACATTCACTTGGTGCCAGAGTTGAAGGAGTGGATGAGGCGACGTCTCTACGGACCGCTCGATGAGTCTGAGAAGCGGCTCAAGTTGAGACGGAGCTTTATGTTTTGGCACATCTTGCTGGGACTCGAAGAAAAAGGTTTCAGTCACGTGATCCCTAAGAAAGATCCCGCTTTTACCGGCCATACGACGACATGGACGCACAAGCAAGAGTTGAATGACAAATTTCGAAAATATACACGTAAATACAAACTGGATTTGTATAGGACGTATGCTAAGAGTGCAAATTTCTACTGGCCGACTATGTGTCAAGCTGAATTTCCAGACAAGAAGTTtcgtgaaatatttttttcatatctcTCCGCTCGTATCGAAGATGTGCATCTAATGCGCCCGTACAACTCAGGAGAGACCGCAGCTCGCGCTAACATTATCAACAAAAACCGATATGTGTGTAGGCCGGCTGGTATCGAGGACAAAGAATAGATCTGTGGCTTTCGAGAATAAATCTGCTGATCAAATAAAGCTCATTTGGTTGAAAGAAACACTTTGACATATGTTTATGGAattatttatcatcatttaTCAGTAATGTTGtaatgtacggtcggcctcagaattcgagtagcaattccgtgaAAGTATTGCATCAGAATCTGTCACACTTATTTCTATATGTTCATAAAAAAAGTCgccacacacctaacgcatgtgcataactgtgccacgcgaatatgatcattaaagtgctaaacgacttacggcctttgactgtacctcaCTACCTACTGGCATCACCGACCGTGCAGCTGCGACCAtagcacagaataatataatagtattatATAGATAGATGCACTGTCTGCGATTTGAAATAGCTTCCTTTTTAGGAAAGGATGAAATAAAAGTCTTTAATACGTAATCCATAATTTAATgtgataagtatattataataatatacctattcagGTATTTTACAATGTTATggctaaaaataatttttcactgAAAAACAACTAAGTTGTCGAATCGAATATAAATTGCAATAcatgaaattaatttcatacaaaacgaATGTCGAATTTGTTCAAAGCATTTCGGAAATGCCCAAAAATTATTCAATCATGGTggtattaggtataattttacttttattctacGTTCACACTATAATACTCAaaggtattaaaaatatttctcttTGCGATATCGGTTCCCTACAAATAGGCATAtttgctaaaatattattatacaagtcttacattattataaaatctaTAACACTTTAAAATATAACGCTAGAGCTTAAAACAGGGGGTGCTAATATCCCACTACAACTCTAGTCAAATACCAGTGTAAATACTAGTCAAGATTTCTGATGAAGCTTGTAAGCACATACCGCCGAGTCAGCAAAAATTACTAGTTGCCAAGTGATAAAGAGACCTACTCGTGTTACTTATTGTCTTTTTCACaagaaaatatccaaaaatcTGTCTTGAATCTTGACTAGTATAtacatcatattatttatttaagggatATTCAACGTCTTTGGTATCattgttacaaaaaataaacaaaacaatcaTTGTCACTTGTGAAAATACTAAACCAGAATTAATCATACGAAATACTGATATAGAACGAAATGTTAATGTCAGTTAAAGCATTTTACATTAAAACTAAAGaaacaacataattattaacaaAAATACATAATGGCAGAGTAAACCGTTGTGATAAAAGctcaattacatattataacaatttatttattgcaaaatacGCAAAATTATAAGCTTATcaagtaaatttaataataaaaaacagtttaaaatGCAAGTAGCTAATGCCACGTCGATTAAAGACGTATACATAAATAAGTTTGTGCAAAAATTTAttaccaaagtttaatttatacatgaaaaaatattcaataagtCATGTTTTTAAGATATAAATTTTTGTAGTGTTTAATGTTTATATATGTGAAAGGGGCAATGAACAGCCAATTCTAAAGGAATTAGATTATCAACTCTGCACTACGATAAAGCGAAATATGAAGTTTAGAAAAATATGTCTGAGAAGAAATAACAAAGATGCTATAGGTAGCGCATAACTGcgtaggctcctgcggtagtggagcggtgcgggagggtgacagttgtcacaaattgacgaatcactgagcgcCACGTCATCACATCATACCcgtcccgcaccgctccactaccgcgaGAACCTCCTCAGTTATAATCCATTATGCCTTTAGCTTATATTGAAATTTGGGGCTGATGGAAGTTGGCAGTCATGGAAACTTACTATCGTACAATATCCTCACAACACTCAACGTTTCTCTATCTCAAGcatactcgtattgaaaatCATAACGAGCGAGATTTTTGGTGGGCACTCACGACGTTTGGATAATTTACGAAGGCGCACTGaacgtttttttaaaaactaaatagaCATGTCTTGTATTGCTGTCATTCCAAACTGATGACGAaacctaaggtggagcgcgcttgcctagaaaatacctattcactctGCTTTTGAAGAACTCAATATTGTATTGCCAATCCCAATATTGTTGTAGTTAGCGGCGAAGACGGAAAGCGGAACGGCATTCCATGTTCTAAGAAACGAGGAAGtgaatcgcttcgtacgagcACGTGGAATTTGGATACGTAAGACACTGGAGTATGGTGTTCtaccaaatatattattatctctgaAAGCATATTTCTTTCTCTTTCATCTGCTCGGATGCGTATAATATGTTCACACTTAATGACCTCACCTAAATTTCATATACGTAGGCtcactatgtattttttaacaaaCACGAAACAGGTTATCTCTGAAAGTATATCTTTCTCTTACATATGCATGGGATGCGTATTGCGTATATTACGTTCGCACTTTTAAAGCGTCAGTGACCTATCCGCACTAGTTTTATACACGTACGCTTCTATGTTATACCAAACAGGTTACCCCTGGAAGTATATCTATCACTTTCATATCTGCAGCTCTTGGTGCGAGTGTTGCGAGTGGGGGGAGTGGGAGGGGTTGTGGGGTGCggggtgcgcgggcgcggggaGGGGCGCCCGCTGCTGCAAGTGCACAAGCGCAGACAGCAAACGCGTGTTGGCCTCGTCTAGTGCTGCGATGCGGTGCTCTTGCGCCTCGATCACTCGCTGTTTGTGCGATAGCGCGGCGGCCATCTTGCGCTGTTCTCGCCTTAACTCTTCCTCTACGCATATTAATCTGTAAAGAGTTAAGTTTTTACTCTATTAATGTCACAATCTCATACTaataactattataaatgctaaagtgtgtctgcctgtttgctagcttttttgGTCCatttatttaaccgattttgacggatacagagatagcttgtattccaaggacataggctaatctttgtcccggaaaatcaaagagttccgatcTACTGAAATGCTCAGTTGTAGCACactattatatacatatatccTGTTTGTATTAAGCTAATTCagccaattttttttcaggaaACCTCTACATATAAATACAATGCATAATACTACAAGTaaaaatccacactaatattataaatcttaaAATGTGTgtccaattttgacgaaatttggtacagagatagtttacaTCCAGGAGAATTTTGTCTcagaaatgaaagagttccgaTCATCggatatacatatgtatataaaaaCGCCTTTACTATACCTGGATATGATAGCCTTCATTTTCGCATCTGTGTGATCTTGGCCAGAATCAGTGGGACCCAGACGCCCTCGAAGGAGTTCCACGGAACATTTTAGCCTCTCTATTTCACGTTCATACTGAAAAGTAATAGACAATAGGTTTATCAATAAAGCAATTTTAaacacaaactaaaaaaaaccggtcaagtgcgagtcgggctcacacacaaagggttctgtaccatcatacaaggtgtacctaacacttttttgtaaaacactgtaagttaataacggactgcgcattctatttttagtaaattaatattttcatgaccacagatttttttgtgatgtaaccacaaattcacggttttcagatttttccttaacttgtcctataagacctacctacctgccaaacatgattctaggtcaacgggaagtatcctataggtttccttgacagacacgacaaacggacagacagccaTAGCTTGACGTGCTTTTTAGAAGTACGAAGGAaacgaaaaagtaaaaaaaaaccgaagtCCAGTTACCGACCGGGGTCACATCTAGTCACACGTCCTTCAAAAAAGATTCAACAAAAAATGTTTACCTGTTCAATGGTTCTGTGATGCTTGGTGCGTCGTCTGCCAGTTGTGCTGTACAGCGTGTCGTCCACTTCATCCGAGCTCTCGGTCAGCTCTCGCGCAGACTCCAAGCTAAGCCGTCGCTGCAACTTGTCTCTGGCAGGAATCTCCCTCTCACTCCTCACCGGCGCCCGTTCACTCGCTTCACTAGAGTGAGACTCCCGGCTGAACACACGTGAAGGAGAATCCCTCTTCTCTCGAACTCCATAATACTCCTGATGCCTTTCCAAATCTTCATTAAGTCTACTACTGGATATTTTCGCTCCCGAATACGTCCTGTCCAAAGGATAATTCTTCTCCGGAATCGAGCTTTCCGTCGAAAATTTTTCAGGCGAATTTTTCAAGTTCTCCATATTGTACAGGGCCTTTTGACTCCGCGAGATTTGTAACCGGTACATCTCTTTGTTCACTTCCTCCACGTTGGAGTCAGATCTGCTCATCGGATAGCCGGAGTCCGTTGAGATATGATGAGGTTTGCTTTCGTATAACGACTCGCCTCTTTGTCCGAAATGTTTCAAGTTCAGTTGATTTTGATTGGTCGAGTAAGAGAGCATGGGATTCGTTCTGGGCATTCTCGTTTTGCTACTTTTTCTTAAACTTGGCGAATTACTGGAAGATTCGTCGTCTCTAATCCTAGGGGAGTGGTTTTGGTTGTTACTCCGCTGGTACATGTCTTCGTAATTACAGTTATCTCTGGTGAGTTTTCGGTGGGCCGCGTTGCGATTCTGTTGGTCATAATTTCTACTGTCGTTGTTGAAATTCGTAGAACCCTCTTCGGAGTTCGTCTCCACGTTGTCTGTGCTCAGACCCTCCTCATCGATGGATGAACTGGAAGAGCTACACGGACATCGCTTAGAGTTTCTGTTTTCATTGGTTTTCTTGATTTCCTGCGACTGTCGATTATTATCCTCCATATTGTAGACAGGGTTTGTGAACACTAATGGAGCTACTTTTGTATTGGCGTTTGTGTTGCTTTGAACGTTGTCGGCGGTTGTGAAGTTTTGGATCCCATATTTCTGAATATCGTACTCAATTTTTTGTTGCACTGGACTCTTTGGATAAAATTTCTCGTTTTTGCTATCGTAATACTGCTTCTCTCTCTGTTTTTGGTAGTTTAGCTGCGAGTAGCGGCTCATGGGTTGCCCGCCGTTCTCGTAGGGCTGATGGTGATGAGTGGTATTTTCGATGGGACTAGAACTTTGGCTGTACGTTGCGATGCTTTGGTATCCGGAGCTCGCGACATTCGACAACCCACTGATGGACACATTTGAGCCGTTGTTTGTGTAAGAATGTTTGTTTCCATTAATAACGTTATTGTTATTGGATTTCGACTGTGACATATTTTTCTTATTCATGATCTTTTCATCGACTATATCAGAATCATCGGCATACTTCAAGAGATCTGACAATTCGTCTAGCGTTGAAGTTTCTTTTATGATGTTCTGCAAATCGTTAGCGCAATAGTTATGGTTGATGCTATCGCTGCTCGGAGATCTTTCGGTGCTGTTATAATTTGAATTGTGATAATGAGTTTGTTGCTGGTTAAAGTTATTAGGTTTGTATCTCTCCTGGAACCTTCTCTCTAAGCTTTCGTTCATACCGTTGCTGATGCCTTTGGGATACTGATCAGAGCCGAAACCGATCTGTACGACCTTTAGATTAACACAATGTTCCTGATTGTTGTACTGAGAGCTATATCTGTCTGGGTTAACGTTCTGATTGACTGGGCTCGACCCGTATCCGTTTCTCGGAAGCGTCGCTGAGCGTAAATTAAAGCTGGGCGATTTAGAAACAGTCGCATACGACCCTTTGTACTTAGATTCCTCAGCGTTGGACTTCGATGGACTGATGTTGAATTGAACCCCGTGTTTGTTCATGATGGGTGAACTGTGCGCAAAGTTATTATTAATTGGACCATTCACTGGAACCTCTACGTTCGGTTTAGCCGGCGTGTTGCACGTTGGATCGTTAAATCTTAAAACAAAAATGAAGTCACTTAGTTACcgtttaaagtaagtaatataagtatCCACAAGATTTGTAATAAGTGCTTCAAAAGCGGtccgaaaaataaaagaaaaacaattgtttattataaatgcgaaaatgtgtccgtctgtctgctactttttcacggcccaaccgctgaaccgattttaatgaaatttggtacagacttgggatacatcccggggaaggatataggctactttttatcccaggaaatcaaagagttcctatgggatttcaaaaaaccgaactccacgcgggcaaagccgtaggcatcctctagtttcaaaTAAGACAAAGTTAGATCTGACCACTTGAGGCACGTCATTTTGTTTGTGTTTATcatctataagtacctattatgcTATAATCAATGATTCAAATGGTAAAAGTTACTTTACTATTATTTACCTGAAGATATTTTCACCCATTGGTGCAGGTGGTCCATTGTCGTTACTCATCAGTCTTTTGCTTAAATCCTCCAAAATTTCAGACAGTGGGTCCAActcctaaaaatgaaaaagttttcaaaatgaCGGTGttgtaacattattattttttaaatgggtGGGAGGTTTATAGTCCAAgctacagaaaaaaaaaattttcgtGGCCAAGGCTTGTTTACTAATGATTTATGGCAACCCAAGTCACCGGCGATGCAGATGGACTAATGGCCTTACTGCTCAGAGCAACCGTGCAACCTTTGGTAAAAAGAGAAACTAGGTGTGTTGTATAGTACTAACACGGAATATTACTGTCAAGGGCTATTAATGCCATCAGATAAAAAGACACACACCTGTATTTTCCCCGCTGGCAGCTTGGGCAGGC from Maniola jurtina chromosome 4, ilManJurt1.1, whole genome shotgun sequence harbors:
- the LOC123864117 gene encoding ras GTPase-activating protein raskol isoform X3 — encoded protein: MNEETKIMIPYPCRAEGWLERCDAATSAVAGAAVGVPLSWEPFYCVLQQERRTFSAYTSEDLAAANNNGEYATRSLPRVRIDGGNAAGNGVRLRCWAAPPSITEEEAEDDIEEDAISLRALPLQDTSYEKACRRGSAPSTPVPGAQAQHSPSRLASFFFSKRSFRSNPLKRTKSATKLERERAAAAVPTHPASHALRTSRSHESLLSAHSPAVSTMDLGPPNQVEIRALHSSVLGRPHCFALSAENRAPRYFACASRKERDRWIYSLRQAARPDEIRTRRCERTVKLWLLEAKAIPPKKRYYCEILLDDTLYARSSSKLKSELCFWGEVYEFGGLPAVRAIHVNVYREPERRARKRDKHALVGTVRIPVDDVSSRYLNERWYPVSEGDKPQSPGRAPAPLPALRIKCRYQCVDVLPLDHYARFLDYLKKNYRRLCEYLEPVIGVKAKEDIGCALVLCMAGAGLAPRYLADVVALDVRRTGDHSLTFRGNSLATKSMEAYLKLVGDQYLQDTLGEAVAAAAGSGATDCEVDPLRAGSGAALRRQQSALRDTVTLAWRAIAASAPRFPPPLRDCFATFRERLTSMGREDISDNLISASIFLRFLCPAILSPSLFGIIHEYPNERAARNLTLVAKTLQTLANFTRFQGKEAFMEFLNDFLEQEAPNMKAFLRAISTRPQDQQHQQLVQSQQQLDGSKRNSSASQGSTAGSEGSRNEAAVEADPEWAPHVDLGKQLATLHGLLADSLPKLPAGKIQELDPLSEILEDLSKRLMSNDNGPPAPMGENIFRFNDPTCNTPAKPNVEVPVNGPINNNFAHSSPIMNKHGVQFNISPSKSNAEESKYKGSYATVSKSPSFNLRSATLPRNGYGSSPVNQNVNPDRYSSQYNNQEHCVNLKVVQIGFGSDQYPKGISNGMNESLERRFQERYKPNNFNQQQTHYHNSNYNSTERSPSSDSINHNYCANDLQNIIKETSTLDELSDLLKYADDSDIVDEKIMNKKNMSQSKSNNNNVINGNKHSYTNNGSNVSISGLSNVASSGYQSIATYSQSSSPIENTTHHHQPYENGGQPMSRYSQLNYQKQREKQYYDSKNEKFYPKSPVQQKIEYDIQKYGIQNFTTADNVQSNTNANTKVAPLVFTNPVYNMEDNNRQSQEIKKTNENRNSKRCPCSSSSSSIDEEGLSTDNVETNSEEGSTNFNNDSRNYDQQNRNAAHRKLTRDNCNYEDMYQRSNNQNHSPRIRDDESSSNSPSLRKSSKTRMPRTNPMLSYSTNQNQLNLKHFGQRGESLYESKPHHISTDSGYPMSRSDSNVEEVNKEMYRLQISRSQKALYNMENLKNSPEKFSTESSIPEKNYPLDRTYSGAKISSSRLNEDLERHQEYYGVREKRDSPSRVFSRESHSSEASERAPVRSEREIPARDKLQRRLSLESARELTESSDEVDDTLYSTTGRRRTKHHRTIEQYEREIERLKCSVELLRGRLGPTDSGQDHTDAKMKAIISRLICVEEELRREQRKMAAALSHKQRVIEAQEHRIAALDEANTRLLSALVHLQQRAPLPAPAHPAPHNPSHSPHSQHSHQELQI
- the LOC123864117 gene encoding ras GTPase-activating protein raskol isoform X5, which codes for MSLQRPKKTKFKMWKAIMHRKRKYSDVLPCDTESYAALAAMQGGSAATLPPSLDALRAYTSYEKACRRGSAPSTPVPGAQAQHSPSRLASFFFSKRSFRSNPLKRTKSATKLERERAAAAVPTHPASHALRTSRSHESLLSAHSPAVSTMDLGPPNQVEIRALHSSVLGRPHCFALSAENRAPRYFACASRKERDRWIYSLRQAARPDEIRTRRCERTVKLWLLEAKAIPPKKRYYCEILLDDTLYARSSSKLKSELCFWGEVYEFGGLPAVRAIHVNVYREPERRARKRDKHALVGTVRIPVDDVSSRYLNERWYPVSEGDKPQSPGRAPAPLPALRIKCRYQCVDVLPLDHYARFLDYLKKNYRRLCEYLEPVIGVKAKEDIGCALVLCMAGAGLAPRYLADVVALDVRRTGDHSLTFRGNSLATKSMEAYLKLVGDQYLQDTLGEAVAAAAGSGATDCEVDPLRAGSGAALRRQQSALRDTVTLAWRAIAASAPRFPPPLRDCFATFRERLTSMGREDISDNLISASIFLRFLCPAILSPSLFGIIHEYPNERAARNLTLVAKTLQTLANFTRFQGKEAFMEFLNDFLEQEAPNMKAFLRAISTRPQDQQHQQLVQSQQQLDGSKRNSSASQGSTAGSEGSRNEAAVEADPEWAPHVDLGKQLATLHGLLADSLPKLPAGKIQELDPLSEILEDLSKRLMSNDNGPPAPMGENIFRFNDPTCNTPAKPNVEVPVNGPINNNFAHSSPIMNKHGVQFNISPSKSNAEESKYKGSYATVSKSPSFNLRSATLPRNGYGSSPVNQNVNPDRYSSQYNNQEHCVNLKVVQIGFGSDQYPKGISNGMNESLERRFQERYKPNNFNQQQTHYHNSNYNSTERSPSSDSINHNYCANDLQNIIKETSTLDELSDLLKYADDSDIVDEKIMNKKNMSQSKSNNNNVINGNKHSYTNNGSNVSISGLSNVASSGYQSIATYSQSSSPIENTTHHHQPYENGGQPMSRYSQLNYQKQREKQYYDSKNEKFYPKSPVQQKIEYDIQKYGIQNFTTADNVQSNTNANTKVAPLVFTNPVYNMEDNNRQSQEIKKTNENRNSKRCPCSSSSSSIDEEGLSTDNVETNSEEGSTNFNNDSRNYDQQNRNAAHRKLTRDNCNYEDMYQRSNNQNHSPRIRDDESSSNSPSLRKSSKTRMPRTNPMLSYSTNQNQLNLKHFGQRGESLYESKPHHISTDSGYPMSRSDSNVEEVNKEMYRLQISRSQKALYNMENLKNSPEKFSTESSIPEKNYPLDRTYSGAKISSSRLNEDLERHQEYYGVREKRDSPSRVFSRESHSSEASERAPVRSEREIPARDKLQRRLSLESARELTESSDEVDDTLYSTTGRRRTKHHRTIEQYEREIERLKCSVELLRGRLGPTDSGQDHTDAKMKAIISRLICVEEELRREQRKMAAALSHKQRVIEAQEHRIAALDEANTRLLSALVHLQQRAPLPAPAHPAPHNPSHSPHSQHSHQELQI
- the LOC123864117 gene encoding ras GTPase-activating protein raskol isoform X4, coding for MSTERRLSRSFHSCLKGSSTEEAADDEESCYHSLGGRHTLNRQPQVYVEDLSNVTLADFDTSQDDIDDTSYEKACRRGSAPSTPVPGAQAQHSPSRLASFFFSKRSFRSNPLKRTKSATKLERERAAAAVPTHPASHALRTSRSHESLLSAHSPAVSTMDLGPPNQVEIRALHSSVLGRPHCFALSAENRAPRYFACASRKERDRWIYSLRQAARPDEIRTRRCERTVKLWLLEAKAIPPKKRYYCEILLDDTLYARSSSKLKSELCFWGEVYEFGGLPAVRAIHVNVYREPERRARKRDKHALVGTVRIPVDDVSSRYLNERWYPVSEGDKPQSPGRAPAPLPALRIKCRYQCVDVLPLDHYARFLDYLKKNYRRLCEYLEPVIGVKAKEDIGCALVLCMAGAGLAPRYLADVVALDVRRTGDHSLTFRGNSLATKSMEAYLKLVGDQYLQDTLGEAVAAAAGSGATDCEVDPLRAGSGAALRRQQSALRDTVTLAWRAIAASAPRFPPPLRDCFATFRERLTSMGREDISDNLISASIFLRFLCPAILSPSLFGIIHEYPNERAARNLTLVAKTLQTLANFTRFQGKEAFMEFLNDFLEQEAPNMKAFLRAISTRPQDQQHQQLVQSQQQLDGSKRNSSASQGSTAGSEGSRNEAAVEADPEWAPHVDLGKQLATLHGLLADSLPKLPAGKIQELDPLSEILEDLSKRLMSNDNGPPAPMGENIFRFNDPTCNTPAKPNVEVPVNGPINNNFAHSSPIMNKHGVQFNISPSKSNAEESKYKGSYATVSKSPSFNLRSATLPRNGYGSSPVNQNVNPDRYSSQYNNQEHCVNLKVVQIGFGSDQYPKGISNGMNESLERRFQERYKPNNFNQQQTHYHNSNYNSTERSPSSDSINHNYCANDLQNIIKETSTLDELSDLLKYADDSDIVDEKIMNKKNMSQSKSNNNNVINGNKHSYTNNGSNVSISGLSNVASSGYQSIATYSQSSSPIENTTHHHQPYENGGQPMSRYSQLNYQKQREKQYYDSKNEKFYPKSPVQQKIEYDIQKYGIQNFTTADNVQSNTNANTKVAPLVFTNPVYNMEDNNRQSQEIKKTNENRNSKRCPCSSSSSSIDEEGLSTDNVETNSEEGSTNFNNDSRNYDQQNRNAAHRKLTRDNCNYEDMYQRSNNQNHSPRIRDDESSSNSPSLRKSSKTRMPRTNPMLSYSTNQNQLNLKHFGQRGESLYESKPHHISTDSGYPMSRSDSNVEEVNKEMYRLQISRSQKALYNMENLKNSPEKFSTESSIPEKNYPLDRTYSGAKISSSRLNEDLERHQEYYGVREKRDSPSRVFSRESHSSEASERAPVRSEREIPARDKLQRRLSLESARELTESSDEVDDTLYSTTGRRRTKHHRTIEQYEREIERLKCSVELLRGRLGPTDSGQDHTDAKMKAIISRLICVEEELRREQRKMAAALSHKQRVIEAQEHRIAALDEANTRLLSALVHLQQRAPLPAPAHPAPHNPSHSPHSQHSHQELQI
- the LOC123864117 gene encoding ras GTPase-activating protein raskol isoform X6, with the translated sequence MRLFLHSLPLLCCDTSYEKACRRGSAPSTPVPGAQAQHSPSRLASFFFSKRSFRSNPLKRTKSATKLERERAAAAVPTHPASHALRTSRSHESLLSAHSPAVSTMDLGPPNQVEIRALHSSVLGRPHCFALSAENRAPRYFACASRKERDRWIYSLRQAARPDEIRTRRCERTVKLWLLEAKAIPPKKRYYCEILLDDTLYARSSSKLKSELCFWGEVYEFGGLPAVRAIHVNVYREPERRARKRDKHALVGTVRIPVDDVSSRYLNERWYPVSEGDKPQSPGRAPAPLPALRIKCRYQCVDVLPLDHYARFLDYLKKNYRRLCEYLEPVIGVKAKEDIGCALVLCMAGAGLAPRYLADVVALDVRRTGDHSLTFRGNSLATKSMEAYLKLVGDQYLQDTLGEAVAAAAGSGATDCEVDPLRAGSGAALRRQQSALRDTVTLAWRAIAASAPRFPPPLRDCFATFRERLTSMGREDISDNLISASIFLRFLCPAILSPSLFGIIHEYPNERAARNLTLVAKTLQTLANFTRFQGKEAFMEFLNDFLEQEAPNMKAFLRAISTRPQDQQHQQLVQSQQQLDGSKRNSSASQGSTAGSEGSRNEAAVEADPEWAPHVDLGKQLATLHGLLADSLPKLPAGKIQELDPLSEILEDLSKRLMSNDNGPPAPMGENIFRFNDPTCNTPAKPNVEVPVNGPINNNFAHSSPIMNKHGVQFNISPSKSNAEESKYKGSYATVSKSPSFNLRSATLPRNGYGSSPVNQNVNPDRYSSQYNNQEHCVNLKVVQIGFGSDQYPKGISNGMNESLERRFQERYKPNNFNQQQTHYHNSNYNSTERSPSSDSINHNYCANDLQNIIKETSTLDELSDLLKYADDSDIVDEKIMNKKNMSQSKSNNNNVINGNKHSYTNNGSNVSISGLSNVASSGYQSIATYSQSSSPIENTTHHHQPYENGGQPMSRYSQLNYQKQREKQYYDSKNEKFYPKSPVQQKIEYDIQKYGIQNFTTADNVQSNTNANTKVAPLVFTNPVYNMEDNNRQSQEIKKTNENRNSKRCPCSSSSSSIDEEGLSTDNVETNSEEGSTNFNNDSRNYDQQNRNAAHRKLTRDNCNYEDMYQRSNNQNHSPRIRDDESSSNSPSLRKSSKTRMPRTNPMLSYSTNQNQLNLKHFGQRGESLYESKPHHISTDSGYPMSRSDSNVEEVNKEMYRLQISRSQKALYNMENLKNSPEKFSTESSIPEKNYPLDRTYSGAKISSSRLNEDLERHQEYYGVREKRDSPSRVFSRESHSSEASERAPVRSEREIPARDKLQRRLSLESARELTESSDEVDDTLYSTTGRRRTKHHRTIEQYEREIERLKCSVELLRGRLGPTDSGQDHTDAKMKAIISRLICVEEELRREQRKMAAALSHKQRVIEAQEHRIAALDEANTRLLSALVHLQQRAPLPAPAHPAPHNPSHSPHSQHSHQELQI